The proteins below are encoded in one region of Desulfovibrio sp. JC010:
- the cydB gene encoding cytochrome d ubiquinol oxidase subunit II translates to MLESIWFLLWGLLWAIYFMLDGYDLGLGTMMPFLAKNEKERKAIYKSIGPFWDGNEVWLITAGGVTFAAFPKAYAVMFSGLYTALMLLLIALIIRGVAFEFRGLVESEWARKLWDKAMVVGSFLPGLLLGVAFANIFMGIPIDENGVFQGNLFTLLNPYGLGGGILFVLLFAQHGCLWCAVRTDGELNERAGNLAATLWPVVAAVYIAFLALTGVYTKLLSNYLTYPALLLIVLIPVFAIVKVRTLIAARKWWKAWAASSVLIVSTTMFGVIGLFPALLPSSINPAYSITIHNAASSQLTLKIMLTVALIMVPIVIGYQFWMHKVFATKITDEDLGY, encoded by the coding sequence ATGTTGGAATCCATATGGTTCTTGTTATGGGGCTTACTCTGGGCCATCTATTTCATGCTCGACGGGTATGATCTGGGTCTGGGGACCATGATGCCCTTTCTGGCCAAGAACGAAAAAGAAAGAAAAGCTATTTATAAATCAATCGGCCCCTTCTGGGACGGCAACGAAGTATGGCTGATCACCGCCGGCGGTGTAACCTTTGCCGCATTTCCCAAGGCGTATGCAGTAATGTTCAGCGGACTTTACACCGCGCTCATGCTGCTGCTCATCGCCCTGATTATCCGCGGCGTGGCCTTTGAATTCCGCGGACTGGTTGAAAGCGAATGGGCCCGCAAACTCTGGGATAAGGCAATGGTAGTCGGCAGCTTCCTGCCCGGACTGCTGCTCGGCGTTGCCTTTGCCAACATCTTCATGGGTATCCCCATTGATGAAAACGGCGTATTTCAGGGCAACCTCTTTACCCTGCTCAACCCCTACGGTCTCGGCGGCGGTATTCTTTTCGTACTGCTCTTCGCCCAGCACGGCTGCCTCTGGTGTGCAGTGCGCACTGACGGTGAACTCAATGAGCGGGCCGGAAATCTGGCTGCGACTCTCTGGCCGGTAGTGGCCGCAGTTTATATTGCCTTTCTGGCCCTTACCGGGGTATACACCAAGCTGCTCAGCAACTACCTGACCTACCCGGCCCTGTTGCTGATCGTTCTGATTCCGGTCTTTGCAATCGTCAAGGTCCGCACCCTTATCGCAGCACGCAAGTGGTGGAAAGCATGGGCTGCTTCCTCAGTGCTTATCGTATCCACCACCATGTTCGGTGTGATCGGACTGTTCCCGGCATTACTGCCTTCCAGCATCAATCCGGCATACTCCATCACCATCCACAATGCTGCTTCAAGCCAGCTGACCCTGAAAATCATGCTGACCGTTGCACTGATCATGGTCCCCATCGTCATCGGTTACCAGTTCTGGATGCATAAAGTATTTGCAACCAAGATCACTGATGAAGATCTGGGCTACTAA
- a CDS encoding EF-hand domain-containing protein — translation MSISGIDGPENSQLSANYAPDESRISEQRQQGDFLDSLMISKDKDSNGILTLDESGLSKEEFSKLDTDGNGSVTPTEVQAVLEKLQKEKGELGKLDVQMQQAEEVAAKAPNPAAQQMVGFEDSGLDEDTFNMLDSDGDGKVSQADIDSVVGEEQQPEEQGDGSLFSEALSEFEKNFFRKEEDEEEKDLNKDGVVSEEEELQAEKVAGINAEKTDESEQKEQQQGPSARHMAGIRAYQNQASEFFAAASQSSVKFQY, via the coding sequence ATGAGTATTTCAGGAATTGACGGACCTGAAAATTCGCAGCTGAGTGCGAATTATGCTCCCGATGAATCAAGGATTTCAGAGCAAAGGCAGCAGGGTGATTTTCTTGATTCATTAATGATATCGAAGGATAAGGATAGTAACGGCATCCTTACTCTTGATGAGTCAGGTTTAAGCAAGGAAGAATTCTCCAAGCTCGATACTGATGGGAATGGCAGTGTCACTCCCACTGAAGTGCAGGCCGTTCTTGAAAAGCTGCAGAAGGAAAAGGGCGAGCTGGGCAAGCTTGATGTCCAGATGCAGCAGGCGGAAGAAGTTGCCGCCAAGGCTCCTAATCCTGCCGCGCAGCAGATGGTCGGCTTTGAAGATAGCGGTCTGGATGAAGATACATTCAACATGCTTGATTCAGACGGGGACGGGAAAGTCTCGCAGGCTGACATAGACTCTGTAGTAGGTGAAGAGCAACAGCCAGAGGAGCAGGGGGACGGAAGTTTATTCTCCGAGGCTTTGTCTGAGTTTGAAAAGAATTTCTTCCGCAAGGAAGAAGACGAAGAAGAAAAAGATCTGAATAAAGACGGTGTTGTTTCTGAGGAAGAAGAACTGCAGGCCGAAAAGGTGGCCGGGATCAACGCTGAAAAAACTGATGAATCAGAACAGAAAGAACAGCAGCAAGGTCCTTCCGCAAGACACATGGCGGGAATTCGTGCCTACCAGAATCAGGCTTCTGAATTTTTCGCTGCCGCCTCTCAATCTTCGGTGAAATTCCAATATTAA
- a CDS encoding FG-GAP repeat protein encodes MKKLILSLIVLGVILSPVVCSAALPVELIKKLNAVDSIQEGARFGGEVVFNGDTIVIGADGESFDGLVSAGAVYIYSKDEGGPDNWGLVKRITANDLSAGAAIAYGFFGSVIDLSEDYLVISNSRERYEGENNAGTVYVLDRKNDWGLIQVLHDEPLASSYRFGMSVAISGGTIVVGQSEQSAGFNDAVGSVCVFDPDPDNPGQWKLVQKLFPQNEGDPAYTHFGCSVSLTEAVLAVGARGEKIGANAYGAVYLYDKDSSGEWRFTKKVRAQNDDGTSDLDLEMRFGSAVDLSGDLLIVGAPERNRKKRFGAAYIYSKDKGGADQWGGVKKLTAVLESGTPRNLDLAYFGCDVSISGDLALIASHYGAYLFSKSQSDIGSWGIAKTIGDFEAEPDSKIGSSVFICGDYSLIGSSKREEKKNNFFGNPPLPNSGAAYYFKIPNIVSPEGCADKTVSPTATQPTGTSAIVTSVTKKVKTTAEVKKEHQSPGMDSMLGANVYEFTASVTAGKVAYFCFNSSSLGERAAEDVALFKLFPDKESKSFTYSSGKNPSEEGYFWITDEGNSGQYIDPKMILEGARTYTVNYSVKDNGDYDLDDTPGVINDPVVPGTSGGSGGTGCVLNPQAGMSVELCGLFVVGLLGICARRARR; translated from the coding sequence GTGAAAAAGCTGATCCTTTCCCTGATTGTTTTGGGGGTGATTTTAAGCCCTGTCGTTTGTTCTGCTGCTCTCCCTGTTGAATTGATTAAAAAACTAAACGCTGTCGATAGCATTCAGGAAGGAGCTCGATTTGGGGGAGAGGTCGTTTTTAATGGCGATACGATAGTTATTGGGGCTGACGGGGAATCTTTCGACGGGCTTGTAAGTGCCGGGGCTGTATATATTTATTCCAAGGATGAAGGTGGGCCTGACAATTGGGGGCTTGTAAAGAGAATAACTGCGAATGATTTAAGTGCCGGTGCTGCCATTGCTTATGGATTTTTTGGAAGCGTAATTGACCTTAGTGAGGATTATCTGGTTATTTCCAATTCTCGTGAACGTTATGAGGGAGAGAACAATGCCGGTACAGTATATGTCCTTGACAGAAAAAACGACTGGGGTCTGATACAAGTTCTTCATGATGAGCCGCTTGCCTCGTCTTATCGTTTCGGGATGAGTGTGGCTATAAGTGGTGGAACTATTGTAGTGGGTCAATCGGAGCAGAGCGCTGGTTTCAACGATGCAGTAGGGAGTGTTTGTGTTTTTGATCCTGATCCGGACAATCCCGGTCAATGGAAGCTGGTGCAGAAACTCTTTCCTCAAAATGAAGGAGACCCCGCCTATACACATTTCGGATGTTCAGTCTCTCTCACTGAAGCTGTTCTTGCTGTTGGTGCCAGGGGAGAGAAGATAGGTGCTAATGCGTATGGGGCTGTTTATCTTTATGACAAGGACTCGTCCGGAGAGTGGAGGTTTACGAAAAAGGTACGTGCTCAAAATGATGATGGAACTTCTGATCTTGATCTGGAGATGAGGTTCGGGTCCGCAGTAGATCTTTCCGGTGACTTGCTTATTGTTGGAGCTCCCGAAAGAAATAGGAAGAAAAGGTTCGGAGCTGCTTACATATATTCTAAGGATAAAGGTGGGGCTGATCAGTGGGGGGGCGTTAAAAAATTAACTGCCGTGCTTGAGAGTGGAACACCGCGTAATTTGGATTTAGCCTATTTTGGATGTGATGTTTCCATTTCAGGTGATTTAGCACTTATAGCTTCACATTATGGAGCTTACCTATTTTCAAAAAGCCAGTCTGATATAGGCTCTTGGGGTATAGCCAAGACAATTGGCGATTTTGAAGCAGAGCCAGACTCCAAGATAGGTAGCAGTGTTTTTATTTGTGGTGATTACAGCCTGATCGGTTCATCAAAAAGAGAGGAAAAGAAAAATAATTTTTTTGGCAATCCCCCTCTACCCAACTCCGGTGCCGCATACTATTTTAAAATCCCCAACATAGTCAGCCCCGAAGGTTGCGCTGATAAAACCGTCAGTCCTACAGCAACACAGCCCACAGGCACCAGCGCGATTGTGACTTCGGTCACCAAGAAGGTGAAGACTACAGCGGAAGTAAAAAAAGAGCACCAGAGCCCGGGCATGGATTCCATGCTCGGTGCAAATGTCTACGAATTTACCGCCTCGGTTACAGCTGGAAAAGTTGCCTATTTCTGTTTCAACAGCTCAAGTCTCGGTGAACGTGCTGCTGAGGATGTGGCCCTTTTCAAGCTCTTCCCGGATAAGGAATCCAAGAGCTTTACCTACAGCTCCGGTAAAAATCCTTCTGAAGAAGGCTATTTCTGGATTACCGATGAAGGCAACAGCGGGCAGTATATTGACCCGAAGATGATTCTTGAAGGTGCGCGGACCTATACGGTCAACTACTCTGTAAAAGATAACGGTGATTATGATTTGGATGACACCCCCGGCGTGATTAACGACCCTGTTGTTCCGGGCACTTCCGGTGGATCGGGCGGTACCGGGTGTGTGCTGAATCCGCAGGCGGGTATGTCTGTGGAGCTTTGCGGATTGTTTGTGGTCGGCTTGCTGGGGATTTGTGCGCGCAGGGCAAGACGCTGA
- a CDS encoding iron ABC transporter substrate-binding protein, with protein MNKFFTALLSLLITLCISIPALAGTRTITDMAGRTVGIPEKVERVICSGPGCLRYLTYIQGQDMIVGVDSIEHRKTRFDARPYAIANPQFKKMPLIGEFRGHDNPELILGLEPQPQVIFKTYKDMGYDPDELQAKTGIPVICVSYASLAAKRDVIYKSLQLMGEVIGKQERAKAVCDFMESEISDLKKRTAGIPKEKRIACYVGGIAKKGPHGFQSTEPAYPPFRFVNAINVACPPKGKGKPLQHANVSKEQIVAWNPEILFVDISTSQLGENAGAIHEIKTDPAYQSLDAVASGKVYTVLPYNWYSRNYGSIIADAYYVGKVLYPEKFKDIDPAAKADSIYSFMVGSPVLDTMTKAFSVKGFEKLELN; from the coding sequence ATGAATAAATTTTTTACCGCTCTCCTGTCTCTGCTCATTACCCTGTGCATCTCCATTCCGGCCCTTGCCGGTACACGCACCATCACCGATATGGCCGGGCGTACGGTTGGAATTCCGGAAAAAGTGGAGCGGGTCATCTGTTCCGGTCCGGGCTGTTTGCGTTACCTGACTTACATTCAGGGGCAGGATATGATTGTGGGTGTGGATTCCATTGAGCACCGCAAGACCAGATTCGATGCCCGGCCATACGCAATCGCCAATCCGCAATTCAAGAAGATGCCGCTCATCGGTGAATTCCGGGGGCATGACAACCCGGAACTGATCCTCGGCCTTGAACCGCAGCCGCAGGTTATCTTCAAGACATACAAGGACATGGGCTACGACCCGGACGAACTGCAGGCCAAGACCGGAATTCCGGTAATCTGTGTTTCATACGCCAGTCTTGCTGCCAAACGAGACGTTATCTACAAGTCCCTGCAACTCATGGGCGAAGTCATCGGCAAACAGGAACGGGCCAAGGCTGTCTGTGACTTCATGGAAAGTGAAATCAGCGACCTGAAAAAAAGAACCGCAGGCATCCCCAAAGAAAAACGCATTGCCTGTTACGTGGGCGGCATTGCCAAAAAAGGTCCGCACGGATTTCAATCCACTGAACCGGCCTATCCGCCGTTCCGTTTTGTAAATGCCATCAATGTGGCCTGTCCGCCCAAGGGCAAAGGCAAGCCCCTGCAGCATGCCAATGTTTCCAAAGAGCAGATCGTTGCCTGGAACCCGGAAATCCTTTTTGTGGATATTTCCACTTCCCAACTGGGCGAAAACGCCGGGGCCATCCATGAAATCAAGACCGACCCGGCCTACCAGTCCCTTGACGCCGTAGCATCCGGCAAGGTCTACACCGTACTGCCTTACAACTGGTATTCACGTAACTACGGCTCCATCATTGCCGATGCCTATTACGTGGGCAAAGTGCTCTACCCTGAGAAATTCAAGGACATTGATCCTGCCGCCAAAGCTGATTCCATTTATTCATTCATGGTAGGCAGCCCGGTTCTGGATACAATGACAAAAGCCTTCAGCGTAAAAGGCTTTGAAAAGCTGGAGCTGAACTAG
- a CDS encoding DJ-1/PfpI family protein produces MAKKILMIVGDFVEDYEVMVPFQALQAMGFEVDAICPDKKAGEQVATAVHDFESQQTYLERPGHNFTLNADFDSVKTGDYAALVVPGGRAPEYLRLNEKVLDMVRDFSDRPVAAICHGPQLLAAAGTLEGKKVSAYPACAPEVKLAGGEYVEIDLDDAVCDGNLITAPAWPAHPKWLRLLVDQIG; encoded by the coding sequence ATGGCTAAGAAAATTCTGATGATCGTCGGTGACTTTGTGGAAGATTATGAAGTAATGGTTCCCTTTCAGGCCCTGCAGGCCATGGGCTTTGAAGTGGATGCAATCTGCCCGGACAAAAAAGCCGGGGAACAGGTAGCTACTGCTGTTCATGATTTTGAAAGCCAGCAGACCTATCTTGAACGGCCCGGCCACAATTTCACCCTCAATGCCGACTTTGACAGCGTTAAAACCGGGGATTATGCTGCTTTGGTGGTTCCCGGCGGCAGGGCCCCCGAATACCTGCGCCTGAATGAAAAGGTTCTCGACATGGTCCGTGATTTTTCCGACCGCCCCGTTGCCGCCATCTGCCACGGACCGCAGCTTCTTGCAGCAGCAGGAACACTTGAAGGTAAAAAAGTTTCCGCCTACCCGGCCTGCGCACCTGAAGTTAAACTGGCCGGAGGGGAATATGTTGAAATCGACCTTGATGATGCCGTTTGCGACGGTAATCTCATAACCGCTCCCGCATGGCCCGCCCATCCCAAATGGCTGCGATTGCTGGTGGACCAAATCGGATAA
- a CDS encoding ferritin gives MSNKVLEKALNEQLNAEMYSAYLYLSMSAYFSDIGLDGFANWMRVQAKEEQFHAMKFYDYINERGGRVLLSAIEAPKTEWESPLACIEAVLEHEKHVTSLINNLVNLAIDERDHATNIFLQWFVTEQVEEEDSVNAVLNKLRLLNGEGNGMFILDKELSARVFNAPAE, from the coding sequence ATGTCTAACAAGGTTCTTGAAAAAGCTCTGAACGAACAGCTCAACGCTGAAATGTACTCTGCATACCTCTACCTCTCCATGTCCGCATATTTCAGCGACATCGGACTGGACGGCTTTGCCAACTGGATGCGGGTACAGGCCAAGGAAGAGCAGTTCCACGCCATGAAGTTCTACGATTACATCAACGAACGCGGCGGGCGCGTACTCCTCTCCGCCATCGAAGCACCCAAGACCGAGTGGGAATCCCCGCTGGCCTGCATTGAGGCAGTACTTGAGCACGAGAAGCACGTTACTTCCCTGATCAATAACCTCGTGAACCTCGCCATCGATGAAAGAGATCACGCCACCAACATCTTCCTGCAGTGGTTTGTAACCGAGCAGGTTGAAGAAGAAGACAGCGTGAACGCAGTACTGAACAAGCTGCGCCTGCTCAACGGAGAAGGCAACGGCATGTTCATCCTCGACAAGGAACTGTCCGCCCGCGTATTCAACGCACCGGCTGAGTAA
- a CDS encoding FmdE family protein, whose amino-acid sequence MTSYFSDDTIKRTIEFHGHQCPGLAIGIRAAELCLRELGHHDDSPIVAICETDMCGVDAIQFLTGCSVGKGNLILKDHGKMAFTFYRRKDGKGFRAMLNPDFIGGLRAEMGRLMGVVFEGNPTPEEEEKCKEVRAECEKEYYAADLADMFLKQEPQIRMPRPASILQSLVCEDCGEAHMESRSRRFAGQTLCLTCFEKVEQKI is encoded by the coding sequence ATGACTAGCTATTTTTCTGATGATACAATCAAACGCACCATTGAATTTCACGGACATCAGTGTCCCGGACTTGCTATCGGCATCCGGGCGGCAGAACTTTGCCTGCGTGAACTTGGGCATCATGACGACTCACCCATTGTTGCTATCTGTGAAACCGACATGTGCGGAGTGGACGCAATTCAGTTCCTGACCGGATGTTCCGTGGGCAAGGGAAACCTGATTCTCAAGGACCATGGCAAGATGGCTTTTACTTTTTACCGCCGCAAAGACGGCAAGGGATTCCGGGCCATGCTCAACCCTGATTTCATCGGCGGATTACGCGCGGAAATGGGCCGTCTCATGGGAGTTGTTTTTGAAGGCAACCCGACCCCGGAAGAGGAAGAAAAATGCAAAGAAGTCCGCGCTGAATGCGAAAAAGAGTACTACGCAGCTGACCTTGCGGACATGTTCCTCAAACAGGAACCGCAAATACGCATGCCCCGGCCTGCATCCATCCTGCAATCCCTTGTATGCGAGGATTGCGGGGAAGCGCACATGGAGTCACGTTCCAGAAGATTTGCAGGACAAACCCTGTGTTTGACCTGCTTCGAAAAAGTAGAACAGAAAATTTAA
- a CDS encoding iron ABC transporter permease, translating into MHFDDGQIPAEYSHHIRQKSLFIAVGIPLAGIMLITSIGMGPVSISGLETLLTLLGDTVSKRFDLIIWNIRLPQALTALAAGAGLSVAGAVMQAILRNPLGSPFTLGISHAAAFGAAVSVMLLDLGTMTSSNVGAVTINSPYLTTMVAFGFSLVATFAIIAISRTRRATPEVMVLTGVALGALFTAGTMFLQYFADDVQLAAMVFWTFGDVARATWTELGIISAVTVIAYIWFTANRWNFNAIEAGDETAKGLGVKVEQVRMTGMLLASLVTAVIVSFLGIIGFVGLVCPHMVRRLIGDDYRFLLPASCIVGAVLLLAADTAARLMLAPNVLPVSVLTAFLGAPVFIWLIIRGSK; encoded by the coding sequence ATGCACTTTGATGACGGACAAATACCTGCAGAGTATTCACATCATATCAGGCAGAAATCTTTATTTATCGCTGTGGGAATACCGCTGGCCGGAATCATGCTGATCACCTCCATCGGCATGGGTCCTGTCTCCATCTCCGGTCTTGAAACCCTGCTGACCCTGCTTGGGGATACGGTCTCCAAAAGATTTGACCTGATCATATGGAACATCAGGCTTCCGCAGGCCCTGACCGCTCTGGCCGCAGGGGCTGGTCTCTCTGTGGCCGGGGCGGTCATGCAGGCCATCCTGCGCAACCCTCTGGGCTCGCCGTTCACTCTGGGAATTTCCCACGCCGCCGCCTTCGGGGCCGCTGTGTCGGTCATGCTGCTGGACCTCGGCACCATGACCAGCTCCAACGTGGGAGCAGTGACCATCAACTCCCCCTACCTGACCACCATGGTCGCTTTCGGGTTCAGTCTAGTCGCCACCTTTGCCATCATCGCCATTTCCCGCACCCGCAGGGCCACACCGGAAGTCATGGTCCTCACCGGAGTGGCCCTTGGCGCACTTTTCACCGCCGGAACCATGTTTCTGCAATATTTCGCCGATGATGTGCAGCTGGCGGCCATGGTCTTCTGGACCTTCGGGGATGTGGCCCGGGCCACATGGACTGAGCTGGGCATAATCAGCGCGGTAACCGTCATCGCCTACATCTGGTTCACGGCCAACCGCTGGAATTTCAATGCCATCGAAGCCGGAGACGAAACAGCCAAAGGGTTGGGCGTAAAAGTGGAACAGGTACGCATGACCGGGATGCTGCTGGCCTCGCTGGTCACTGCGGTCATTGTTTCGTTTCTAGGCATAATCGGATTTGTGGGGCTGGTCTGTCCGCATATGGTCCGGCGGTTGATCGGTGATGACTACCGGTTTCTGCTTCCGGCATCCTGTATTGTGGGAGCGGTATTGCTGCTGGCTGCGGACACTGCGGCCCGGCTCATGCTGGCCCCCAATGTGCTCCCGGTATCGGTACTGACCGCCTTCCTCGGTGCTCCGGTTTTCATCTGGCTGATCATCAGGGGGAGCAAATGA
- a CDS encoding ribbon-helix-helix domain-containing protein has product MCEIYASTPPPEYEQLTRSIRINGAVTSIRLEQRFWKILDELAEEEQTSTGKFISTLHNEAYSLNGEISNFASLLRVVCTTYLVNKAA; this is encoded by the coding sequence ATGTGTGAAATATACGCCTCCACCCCGCCGCCAGAATATGAACAGCTGACCCGCTCCATCAGGATAAACGGAGCTGTAACCAGTATCCGTCTGGAACAACGATTCTGGAAAATTCTTGATGAGCTGGCTGAGGAAGAACAAACCAGCACAGGCAAGTTTATCTCAACCCTGCATAATGAGGCATACAGCCTCAATGGGGAAATCTCGAATTTTGCTTCCCTGCTGCGTGTTGTATGCACCACCTATCTGGTGAATAAGGCCGCCTGA
- a CDS encoding ABC transporter ATP-binding protein, with protein sequence MNIRVNGINFSYNGTPVLEGVDFKVDRGELLAILGPNGAGKTTLLKCMNAIHRPENGSVLVKDKDVFKLASDDIARLIGYVPQRVEPARLTVFDAVLMGRKPHIKWRVRDHDICIVDAALKRLSLNHLSLRYIDLLSGGELQKVSIARALVQEPEVLLLDEPTSSLDLKNQLEILRTVRAVVKGHKVSAIMTMHDLNTALRYADKFIFLKDGKVCGCGGKDSICPGIIEDVYGVEVEIEMRKGYPVIHPVEDLEALDYEHELAHGHIHEVRQ encoded by the coding sequence ATGAACATCAGGGTAAACGGTATAAATTTCAGCTACAACGGCACCCCGGTACTTGAAGGGGTCGACTTCAAAGTGGACCGCGGCGAGCTGCTGGCCATCCTCGGCCCCAACGGAGCGGGCAAGACAACCCTGCTCAAATGCATGAACGCAATCCACAGGCCGGAAAACGGATCGGTACTGGTCAAGGACAAGGATGTGTTCAAACTTGCTTCCGACGACATTGCCCGTTTGATCGGCTATGTTCCGCAACGGGTGGAGCCAGCCCGCTTAACCGTCTTTGATGCCGTGCTCATGGGCCGCAAGCCGCATATCAAATGGCGGGTCCGCGACCACGATATCTGTATTGTGGATGCAGCCCTGAAGCGACTTTCCCTGAACCATCTTTCCCTGCGCTATATCGACCTGCTCAGCGGCGGGGAGTTGCAGAAAGTCAGCATTGCCCGCGCCCTCGTGCAGGAACCGGAAGTGCTTTTGCTGGACGAACCGACAAGTTCCCTCGACCTTAAGAACCAGCTGGAAATCCTGCGTACGGTGCGCGCTGTAGTCAAAGGGCACAAGGTCTCGGCCATCATGACCATGCATGACCTGAACACAGCCCTGCGCTATGCGGACAAATTCATTTTCCTCAAGGACGGCAAGGTCTGCGGGTGCGGCGGCAAGGATTCAATCTGTCCGGGGATAATAGAAGACGTTTATGGAGTGGAAGTGGAAATCGAAATGCGCAAAGGTTATCCGGTCATCCATCCCGTGGAAGATTTAGAGGCACTGGATTACGAGCACGAATTAGCCCACGGACATATTCATGAGGTAAGACAGTAA
- a CDS encoding 7TM diverse intracellular signaling domain-containing protein: MRGHLNLSGWDFNEQGPAPLDGEWEFYADTSYTAVTKNKPVQKDYFPLPSIWKGTTSKGIALRHQGRGVYRLKVKLGPDSPADSLFLSGALSVCNVRVNGQLVGSTGKVGSDQQSEQPVKHLITPVFNSKEEYADIVMEVSNFHNKEGGINSSILMGSHDQIESLINYRRISGAIIGGALLIMGIFHLVIFSMRRANRENLYFGGFCIVWCIATVFNPPSAFLAEELLSIDWSWYIKICLLPTGLAIPLLLVFYNSIFPQKYGKQICWLYSSIGGIYCVYTLITPPGAYSAAAFTYFLITRTAYIYLIASFLNDLRKKKKGAIYLAPGYLALFLAEFDEILFDLNIFGSADFTPYGTFIFILSYSLLMSARFAETLSSYEKVSEELEVHKKKEQNHKMVRQHLSRKLDSLEKETIAVNRELIHVLTRKTEEKKPDKRELAVWLMNESLECWEKCTGKSKADLASESGIWNIYIEKDGYARTQTLDRYMSIDTLPERPRWKNIYATAEFVISNCSGKTEASAKLEQNLNQLKKMS, from the coding sequence GTGCGCGGTCATCTTAACCTGAGCGGATGGGACTTCAATGAACAGGGTCCGGCCCCGCTTGACGGTGAGTGGGAATTTTATGCGGACACTTCTTATACGGCTGTAACGAAAAACAAGCCTGTGCAAAAAGATTATTTCCCGTTGCCTTCCATCTGGAAAGGGACGACAAGCAAGGGGATTGCCCTGCGCCATCAAGGCCGGGGAGTGTATAGACTGAAAGTAAAGCTCGGCCCGGACAGCCCTGCTGATTCTTTATTTCTTTCCGGAGCTCTTTCAGTGTGCAATGTGCGGGTCAACGGTCAGCTGGTGGGATCAACAGGAAAAGTCGGCTCTGACCAACAATCCGAACAGCCTGTAAAACACCTGATAACCCCGGTCTTCAACTCCAAAGAAGAGTATGCCGATATTGTTATGGAAGTTTCAAACTTCCATAACAAGGAAGGGGGGATCAATTCCAGCATACTCATGGGCAGCCATGACCAGATTGAAAGCCTGATTAATTACCGCCGTATTTCCGGGGCAATTATCGGCGGGGCCTTGCTGATCATGGGCATTTTCCACCTCGTAATCTTCAGCATGCGCCGCGCCAACCGTGAAAACCTTTACTTCGGCGGATTCTGTATTGTCTGGTGTATTGCCACTGTTTTTAATCCGCCCTCAGCCTTTCTGGCCGAAGAGCTTCTATCCATAGACTGGAGCTGGTATATAAAAATCTGTCTGCTGCCCACCGGGCTGGCCATTCCCCTGCTGCTAGTATTCTACAACTCTATTTTCCCCCAGAAGTACGGAAAACAAATCTGCTGGTTGTACTCATCAATCGGCGGAATCTATTGTGTTTATACTCTCATCACCCCGCCGGGGGCATATTCCGCAGCTGCTTTCACCTACTTCCTGATTACCCGGACAGCGTACATTTACCTGATTGCATCTTTCCTGAACGACCTGCGCAAAAAAAAGAAAGGGGCAATCTATCTAGCTCCGGGATATCTGGCTCTTTTTTTAGCAGAATTCGATGAAATCCTCTTTGACCTGAATATTTTCGGATCAGCAGATTTCACCCCTTACGGAACTTTTATCTTCATCCTTTCGTATTCCCTGCTCATGTCGGCGCGCTTTGCCGAAACCCTGTCCAGCTATGAAAAGGTCAGCGAAGAATTGGAGGTTCACAAGAAAAAAGAACAGAATCATAAAATGGTCCGACAGCACCTTTCCAGAAAGCTCGACTCGCTGGAGAAAGAAACCATCGCCGTCAACCGCGAACTGATCCATGTGCTTACCCGAAAAACGGAAGAAAAAAAGCCGGACAAGCGGGAACTGGCTGTCTGGCTGATGAATGAATCCCTTGAATGCTGGGAGAAATGTACAGGCAAAAGCAAAGCCGATCTGGCTTCGGAATCCGGAATCTGGAATATCTACATTGAAAAAGACGGCTATGCCCGCACCCAGACCCTTGACCGCTATATGAGCATAGACACCCTGCCGGAACGACCGCGCTGGAAAAACATATACGCCACTGCGGAATTCGTAATCAGCAACTGTTCCGGCAAAACCGAAGCTTCCGCCAAACTGGAACAAAATCTCAATCAGTTGAAAAAAATGTCGTGA